The genomic window GGATCTGACTCCAACGCTGTACGTCCATCTTCGAGGTGATCGCTGCCATGGAGTGCTGATTCTCAGGTCTCCGGCAACGGTgctaatgttccgagggttacttgaaactggaTCGTGTTTGGACTTGAACGTAAGGTCCAAACTCTTAGTTAGGTGGTTTCCGACTTAGCCTGCGACAAGCAGCCGTTGTCCGAGTTGTTTGTGAGGAGATGGGGGACGGTACCTGCAAaacactctgatgcttaagtcagtaagGGTCTTAGCAGGTTTTAGTGTATTGAAACTTAAGTATATATGAGAGTATCAGTGTATTTATAAGTGATGAGCCAATAATCACTGTTAAAGTAATTATAGTCTTTGTAGTGGATAACTGTCCATTTTTTGTAGAGTTTGTTGAGATCCCTCTTCCGAAAGTGGGAAAAGATATTAGGAGTTTGTTATAACTCCTTCAGAGATGAAGGGTGTTACTATGCAGCGCTTTTGTCCGACCTGTAAAGAGATCGGTTATGGATAGCTATATTTTAAGCTTTCTCTATTTTTGGGCCTGATTTATATTTTAGGCCAGGTATAAACAATTAtgttatattatattaaattgaattgaatcaattttaaaaaataaatccaaattcaattcaatgcaatttgtcaaaaattataattttaattagttttctatttgaattaaattagatgaataatttaatttaaatggtTTTAGGGTTGACTGTTTGAACAACCTACCTTCAATGAATCCATTGCATTTGCATGATATTTACATTTTCCTTGCTGCTGAAATAATACTCCGGATTGTCCATTTCTCTTGTGGGGCGCCAAAAACCATTACTCCAAAAGGCCAAAATCAGCGAAGAGGCCCCTTTTttactcactctctctctctctctctctctctctctctctctctctctctccaacgCAAACGCACCGAGATAATCTTGCTGACGTAAAGATTCAACTTCTCTCAAGCTTTCTGTTTTCTCTTCGCCGACCCAAACATAAACGGAAGAGGAAACAGGAGAAATAGTAAAAGGGAGACCGGGGGTTTTAGGGTTTTGATTCGCTGCCACTGCGTCCATTTCAGCATTCGGTGGGCGACTGGGGTGTGCCCCCTTCCCTACCATTGAATCTGCTTTCTCCGATTTGCTGCGAAATTAGGGTTCGTAGTAGCTTTTGGGGCTAATTGTTCCGTCGATTCCGAGAACAGTGAGTAAATCATAGACAAGATGTATGCTGATCGGGTGGACAGTGGAGTCAGGAGATCCGCCAAGGAACGCCTTAACGGAAACACCGTCACTGATTCTTCGCGGCCGCAACGGCAAATCACCGGCAAGaggtttgtttttcttttcattttccccTTTATTCTGATAATTGTGTTCGTGGATTTGGCTTGTTCCTGGAACTCACATTTGGGTAGTATAATTATTAGTGCGCATTAATTCCACCATGCATGTGTTGCTTGTTAGAGGCTATGGTAGAACAAGGGTCTGTTTCAATTTGTATCGTTGCCAAAAATTTTGGGTTGGGGAGAGAGTAGGGTTAGCTTCGGCACCCACTCAAGACTTACAATGTGGGATAAAAGAATTGACTGAAGTTAATGCAAAGTATTGGGCGTTGCTTATGTTCTTAATTGTACGTCTCCTTGTGGACTCGTGGTGTTTGGATTCAAGTGAATGTGGAGGCAAGTGAGAAGTGTATTTGATTGGGTCTGTGAGGGAGGGGACCTGCTTGAGTTGAAACAGGCATTTGCTACTCACTGGAATTGGTGCTGTTTTGTGTTACCTTGATGGGATGCTTTGAAACTCTCCGCCCTAAGGCTTAATTCCTTGTAGACATTGGTAGAGACCGGTGAGGATTTGTACAAGGATTGTCTTTGGGTTACATTACTCAATTGGCTTTTGGTTACGCCACTTTGTAAGGTTACATGGTAGTGGAATATACTAAATTTAGCAGACTTGTTTGCCAATGTAATGTTTGATTGATGTAAAGTTTTAGTGACGATATGGAGATTTTGTAGCTGCCAATGTTAATTCAAGGTCCTGTAGGAGAGAGGTCTAATTATTAggtttttctgtcaatttactggCATGTGGAGTCATGATATGCTATTTCATTAACTATTTGTAAATGACAGTTAACAGTAATAGCTTCCACCTAAGTCTCAATAGGAAATCTCACATGGTTAACATCATTCCCCTCATACTAACAAGGAGAACAAAAACCACAAAGGGATATCTTAGCTCCTCCCAACAGAAAGAATGAAGTCTAGGCCTATTCAGACCATTGGCCGAGGTGCACCACCAGTTACCATTGTCAAGTGACTTTAAGAGAACTAAACGAGAGAAAGAACAACTAATACCTTCCACTTGCTTTGCGACTCATGTCCCAAATTAGCAGCATACCTCATGAAGCTCCATGATAGGGAAGAAAGGCATAATCCATATGTATTAATTCCCAAACTTCTTAAGTTCAAGTTTTCATAGGATTCTAATTTAGTTCCTTAAAGCATAAGCATATGAGGTTAAACTTTTAGGATAACTTCATTTTCCTTTAGTTCATTCAACTGCGTGGAAGGTACTGGAGTATTGTTGAATATCTCATGTTCCATCGATCTAAAATTCTTTTGCATAAGTTAAATCTGCTTCCGTAGGATCATTTTTATTTTGCTGGTTAAATTTGGTGAAAATGATATTCAGAGCGTGTATTGAATGTCTTTTAAATGGTAGTTATGCGGCTTAAAGATAAAGAAGAAGGATGAAATAAAGTCATGAGAATTTAGAAGGCTGACTGGTGGAGAGATACTGGCTACTGCCTTTCTGTCTCCAGAATGTTCTCTATTTGACTGGATAGTTATAACTGCTTCAGTTAGTTAGTTACATTGTACCTCCAATGTTGCAATTTCATCTTGGATGTTTGAATGCTTAATGAAGTGAAAACTTAATGATATATTTATGGTCATTACTTTTGCAGGCAAAGGCAAGATGACAAGTGGGAACATGATctctttgatgatgatgatggatccCGGATCACTAGTATGGATTGATTATGTTATTATCATATGCAAGTATAAGTTGCCACTCTTGTTGGATTCCTGTACTTCTTTTTTGGGTTTTAACTTCTTTTTGTTAATGGCTTGTGAAGATCGCAAAGTTACTTCTCATGATCTTCGTCTTAAGCTTCAAAAGAAAGGTCTTCAACCGGCAACTCAGAGTGGAAGGAGTTCTGCTCCAAATGTGCGGGATCTTCGTGAAAGGCTATCAGGGACAATGACTGTGCAACCTAAAAACATTGATCCACCAAAGTCAAAGGTGGTAGCCAAACCAAGCAGTAAAAGTGTCGGTGTTGAGGCTCCTGCAGTACAGGCCAAGAGACCATCTAATTCAGTCCCTAAAAGGTTGCCACAGAAGGTATTGTTATCTTCTCACTAGAATTTGATGACAATTTTTAGCTAGTGTACCTCTATTGTACTTTATGGGTTACAAATATTTTTGGTAAACTACATGATAATTAGTTTCATGAGCCAAGAGCATTAATGAATTGATTGCCATGGGGGCCATTTTTTCTCAATTTTACATATAATGGCGAGCCATCTTTGATCTTGGGGATGTGATATAATTGTTGTTGGGTTGTAATGTTGCAAAGAAGCAGAGTCAGTTTTCCAAGTGGAAGAAGTTGAAAGTGCATGAAGCATTGGCTTTATTATGCATGCAATTGACGCAGCCTGATTCTTCAGTATTCTATTATTCTAATGGACTTGAGATAATAGTAGCCATAGGTGCTGAACTGTTAATACGTTTGGTGGGGTTCATTTTGTGTTTAGTCATGTTCATCCACTTAGTTCATTTTGTGTTTAGTCATGTTCATTCACTCTAAGTGGATGAAATTTCCTAATGTATGTTCAAGGAAAAACCAAGttaattttgttaaatttggTTTGCCTGTTCCTTTGttatgtaattattttttttttctttgttaattaaagGAAAGTAACGAGATTTAACTTCTTGCCATACAGGCTGATATTTCGGTGGATGATTTCTTGCAATCATTGGGTCTCGAAAAGTATCTCATAACTTTTCAGGCAGAAGAAGTATGCTCTGCATCTACTTATATCTTTTTTGCCTCATTATAGAAAGTCTCTTGTTGAAAGTAACTGGGTTTTAATTTGACAATAAGAGTTCATATTGACATATAAAAGCTGTTTCTTCAGGTTGATATGGCAGCCCTTAATCATATGACTGATGAGGATCTCAAGGCTATGGGTATACCAATGGTATGCATCAAACTAGTCTTTGTTTCTGTTTCTTGCAGCAATAATTTGCGGTAGCATCAGTCATGTGGACTTGTGTAACTTGAAAATGGCATCTTTTTATATTTTAAGGCCCTTTTGATGTTAATGTTGATCcaaatattttagttagtttgtaAACCTAAATCCTCATTAGTTAGTTTATCTGGTAGCTGGTGAGATTAAAACCCTAATTGGAACACACTAAAATGGAAATGATCTTGTCCTCGGGGATGGCTGTAAGTTTAGCTTTCAAACTTATTGTTCATTGCACAAATCAGAAGTAGCTGACTGTCATTTGCCTTGTAATTGCCCATAAAGGGTGAAGTAGTCAGATTTGTTGTGTTCCTAGAATTTTATGGTGCCATAATGATTTTTCCTCTGGAAAGCTAGGTCCATTAAAGGGAAGTGCTTCTCGTTGGCTTAATACCACGAAATGACATTGGCTCATCATTTATTTTTGTGATTATGGTATTATCACTTTGGTCATGTTGGGTTTTAGCTCCCTGATAGTGTATGTTTCAGGTGTTATTATGTAGTATACATGGTCTGCTTTTTACCTGAACACATTATGAACATGCTTTGTTGGTTCCAGGGGCCAAGAAAGAAGATACTTTTAGCGCTAGAGTCAAAGGTCTAATATTGATACTCTTAGCTTGAAGCACATGTTCATGGAATGGTGGTGGATTGATCAGCGTCTGAAAGCCAAGTGTAatagcatagctcttttgactgTCTTCAATTTCTTTTGTAATATTATTTCCCCAAAATCTTAGACATGAAGCAGGTTAGTTTGGAGTTATGTTGGCAAAACCTGTCAACCTTTTGGAGCTTATACATGTGCCTATTAATGAATGCATTTAAGGGGAATTTGCCTTTAGAATTTGTCCAAGATTTGAACCTAAGAAGTGCACTTAGAAAAATGATACTGACTGCCTGTTTTCTTTTGCATGTTGAGTaaaaaatggaagaaagaaaatgaattggaacaaaatgaaagaaaaaaaggttcatctttccaatgaaaaaaaaaagttggaaATCTATCTATGGAATTCGAGAACTGGAATTTAACCTTGATTGGAACTAAttaattaacaattaaaattatgaaattttagtttaaatttatttttagtttgtaTAAAGGGTAAAATgattaaaataaaagattaaatttaCTATCGACATAAAGTAGTTGATTTAAATTATGTAATAGTAGTATACAACATCTCATAAAAGACCAAATTTACAatttcaaagagaattcaattcgACTTTTACTCATGGAGAAAATACTTTGTATGGAGTTTGATTTATGCTGCTGTGTATGGAATGAATTCCGGAGACATcctattttcaatttttcatcatTATGATTATGATTCATGGAAACTCAAACGGTAATTTCGTCAAGGTTACTGGGGATGCTGCATCTCTTGGCTAATTTCTTTTCATATAGATTAAGCGTGTGTGTAGTATTTTGTTATTGGAAATTTCGATGTTTTTCTTTGAGATGGAGTTAATTTTGTTTAAGTTAATATTAATCAAATCAAACCATCTGATTTGTTTGAGGAGGGAAGACAATCTACAAATCataagtttgatttttttttgtttcccacGGTATCCCTCAACTTGACAGGTCAATGACTAATCTGTCGCGGATCTGAGTTCCATTTAAGGGTCTATCGCTGGTCAATGGGttactgcatgcacaaggcgggattcgaatcccaacacttgcttaagcggatgagtgagctgaccactcgaccaacccaaattgATTTTTGAGAATTCGATTTtaatgttaaatttttttatattttttaaattgtaaATCAGACCGtccatttataat from Arachis ipaensis cultivar K30076 chromosome B09, Araip1.1, whole genome shotgun sequence includes these protein-coding regions:
- the LOC107618585 gene encoding ankyrin repeat and SAM domain-containing protein 6; amino-acid sequence: MYADRVDSGVRRSAKERLNGNTVTDSSRPQRQITGKRQRQDDKWEHDLFDDDDGSRITNRKVTSHDLRLKLQKKGLQPATQSGRSSAPNVRDLRERLSGTMTVQPKNIDPPKSKVVAKPSSKSVGVEAPAVQAKRPSNSVPKRLPQKADISVDDFLQSLGLEKYLITFQAEEVDMAALNHMTDEDLKAMGIPMGPRKKILLALESKV